From Dermatophagoides farinae isolate YC_2012a chromosome 10, ASM2471394v1, whole genome shotgun sequence, a single genomic window includes:
- the LOC124491163 gene encoding LOW QUALITY PROTEIN: uncharacterized protein LOC124491163 (The sequence of the model RefSeq protein was modified relative to this genomic sequence to represent the inferred CDS: deleted 1 base in 1 codon), translated as MMDADSSTAEFGLKSKKKHDHHHHNNNSLMIKIEPRTTMNDDTKSGQTNQVSTTTGLLPNEMKSNQLSSNRSNNRSQTTTTTTNASSPSSKSRSLSNTRERWSNNLKSRQQNVNGAFGELRKLVPTYPPDKKLSKNEILRLAIKYIRLLSNVLEYQKQQQQQDEQEDDDENNHEIDIDKSIIINNHNSLSSSSTSSSLSSSPSSSLSSLPYTNSNKNNHHQSIFNGYANDNLINLKNQIYFPDFRHQSPIPLSLLSNGMIMNNINVTALNNHHYNHRCFTIKYDTNEIISSKNNDDKIRILKRSSSSLIRNVNGKNNKRMKQNKQELKMEKKISLFDDNDNIQMQKPSAAAAAATGAAVMTIHDCNEELFHSSSTTTSSSSSIFFSDSEEHDDDDDES; from the exons ATGATGGATGCTGATAGTTCTACGG CCGAATTTGGTTtaaaatcgaaaaagaaacatgatcatcatcatcataataataattcgttgatgataaaaattgaacCACG aacaacaatgaatgatgatacaaaatCTGGTCAAACAAATCAGGTCAGTACAACAACCGGTCTATTaccgaatgaaatgaaatccaatcaattatcatcaaatcgatcaaataatcgatcacaaacaacaacaacaacaacaaatgcatcatcaccatcatcaaaatcacgATCATTGTCCAATACACGTGAACGATGGAG TAATAATCTAAAATCACGACAACAAAATGTAAATGGTGCTTTTGGTGAACTACGTAAATTGGTGCCAACATATCCACCAGATAAAAAATTgagtaaaaatgaaatactACGTTTAGCCATCAAATATATT CGATTATTATCGAATGTTTTAGAATatcagaaacaacaacaacaacaagatgaacaagaagatgatgatgaaaacaatcatgaaattgatatcgataaatcgattattattaataaccATAATAgcctttcatcatcatccacttcttcttcattatcatcatcaccatcatcatcattatcatcattaccatacACTAatagcaacaaaaacaatcatcatcaatcgattttcaatggatatgcaaatgataatttaattaatttaaaaaatcaaatttattttccagATTTTAGACATCAATCACCAATACCgctatcattattatcaaatggaatgataatgaataatattaATGTCACCGCtttgaataatcatcattacaatcatcgaTGTTTCACCATAAAATATGATACAAACGAAATAATTTCATCcaaaaataatgacgatAAAATTAGAATATtgaaacgatcatcatcatcgctgATTCGAAATGTGAAtggtaaaaataataaacgtatgaaacagaacaaacaagaattgaaaatggaaaagaaaatatcgttgtttgacgataatgataatattcaaatgCAGAAaccatcagcagcagcagcagcagccacAGGAGCAGCTGTAATGACAATCCATGATTGTAATGAAGAATTATTCCATagttcatcaacaacaacatcatcatcatcttcgatATTCTTTAGCGATTCTGaagaacatgatgatgatgatgatgaaagttgA